The genomic stretch CGTTGTGAGTCTTTGGGATTGAAACAGGAAGAAATGCAGCTGTTGCTCAGCCTGACAATTGAGGACTTGCACTATCTTTCTAACAGCCCCGTTTCCGTGTTGCAGTTCCAGATCCATCATGAAAATTTCGTCCGGCTCATTCAGCATGCGCGACGCGAGCAGTTACGTTCACAACGCATTGATCGTGCATTGTCATTGGGTGGTTCGATTGAGTTGATGCAGCACATGTTTGGCCTGTCCAGTGTTGAAGTGGCTAACCGTCGGCGCATCGCGGGTATTGACGTCCGGCCCGGCAGGGGGGTGGTACTGAGCGAGCAAGAGAGCGAGGAACTGTGGGAACGCTGGCAAAAAGCGGCAGTGTCAGACATCGACAGTGCTGAGGGGCTTGACGTCATGATGCTGGCCGCCGAGCAAATGGATGTGTCATTGACTGCTGTATGGCATGCGGTTAAAGGCTGGAAGACGCTGTCACCTGCATCATCAGCTTTTAAAGAATCACAGAGAAAGGCTGTGTGACTAATAAGGAGCGCACTTATATGAGCCGTTTGCGTGAAATTATTCCGGGATTACATGTTCCGTCCACTGTCCCCAATGTTTATAGCAAAAAAGCCCAAGTCCAGGTCAGGCGTTTCAGGAATGGCGAGCGTAATTATACTCGCTTGAATGATAAGGGGACGCGGTATCTGAAAATTGACGTTGGCCCTTTTTGGCGTTTATTGAGTCGCAATCATGGCTACTCATGGGAACTGATGAATCATGAGCGATATAACAATGAAATACGTAAGTGAGGTAATCAATGGATGTGGAAATTACTGGGATATTGCTGATTGAGGCGATAAATGCAGCACTGGAGAAAAAGAAGGCGGGATCATCTAACGATGTGGTTTCCCTGAATGCTCTCAAGCGCGAAATTGTGCCGAACTATACCTATTTAATTAATATGTCGGCACTGGAATACCCTAACAAGGCCCGACAATAAGATGACTGGTCAGTGTATTTATACTGCATCTTGCTTATCCCGGATGCAGATATAAGCGCATTGATTTTTTTATTAGGTCGGAATGGCTGATAAAAATGAATCAACAACAAGGATAATGATGACATGAATCTGCCGGCTGATAGCCTGATAGCGTATACCGTTGAGAAAATGAATCTGCGGCTGGCTGAACGAATACCCGGCGAGGATGATACCGGGCAGTTGCAACTGCGCAGTGGGCTGCTTTATATGGGGAATGTTCATGATGCGTATCCCCGTCGCTTACTATTAGATACGCGCTTATCCCCGCTCGACAAGATGGCATGGATGATGATCCGCCTTTATGCCCAGCAGAACGATGGGGCAGTCTTTCCGACCTACGATGAATTACAGCTTCAGTTGGCCTCCCCCCATAAAGGCATGGCTTCCAGAGAGACCGTCAGCCGGGTGCTGTTGATGTTACGTATTACTGGTTGGCTCAGCCTGTGCAAACGTGTTCGAGATGAAAAGGGGCGGGTCAGAGGGAACATCTATGCTCAACATGATGAGCCCCTGTCATTCCGCGATGCAGAAATACTGGATCCTGGCTGGTTAGATACAGTCGCGGACGCCTGCCGGAGTAAAAATAAAACCATCAGTCAAACAGCGTGGGAAGTTCTCAACGACATCAGAGAAGACCCAACCATGCGCCATCGCCATAGCCGCATCGCGCTTATCGAAAGTCGCCTTGATGCGGTTCAGACCCCACGGCAAATGGCAGAAAGACAGCGAGTAAAATACCCGGGTTTGGAATCCGAACTCGGGCAAAAAGTACAGAGTTCGGTAGCTAAAAAGCTGAGTTCGGAAGCCGAACTTAGTCATTCATCAGGGGAGAGTGTACCGGGTTCGGAATCCGAACTAATTGGAAATTCAACGAGTTATGACCCAGTTCGGAATCCGAACCGTTACGTACGTAGTTCTTCACACAGTGTGAAAAAAAATACGTACGTACTGCCGGAGCAGTTCATCGGGCAACTCAGCGCTGATGATCGCGATATGCTAACCCAGCAACTGCAAGCACTGCCTGACGAACAAGGGCAGCAGGTCGTATTGGCACTGGACAAGGCGCTGGCAGAACGCAGCATTGTCAACCCTGTAGGCTGGTTGCTGGCCGTGATGAAACGAGCCCGTGGGGGAAAACTGTTTACCCAATCCCCTCGCGCTAACCAGCCTGAACAGCCGGCTGTAGCCCAGACACCGTCCACTGTGCTGGTAAGCCCGCCGCCAACATCCGGGTCAGCCGTGATTTCGTCACCCGAGCATGTTAGGGATGTCCTTGCCCATATCCGGAGGAGTATCTTGGGCTGATTAAAAACTAAGCTCTGTTGACAGTGTCAGTAGTGGCTAAAAAACAATCAATTCGATTTATGTGATACCCGTGGTGAGATATCTGGTAATAGTGGAAACGGGGTGGTTGAAAATTAAGCGCTGTTGGCACTGCCAACAGCGGCTAAAAAACAATCACTAATTTTTGCGCATTCGCAAAACTGGTTTGGAATTGGCTGCGATCTTCTTTGCCCTGAATATTTCTGCTCACACGTCAAAATATTCGACCGGCTATTAAGGAATCGTCAGATGTCTGATACCGAACAAAGAGCAATCGCAGATGGGAAAGGTGTTCCTGTTTCTACTGCGAAAAAACGCAGACAGGAGCAATCTACCGTTAAAAAACGTTCTCGCTCTGGAGCGTTAAAATCATCGTTAACGGTGGAATTACATACACATTATGCGATTCGCCTCTGGGATGGTCGCAGGAATGAAGGCAACACTAGCGTTAGGGCAGAGAAAAAACGGCGCCCGACGATTTTTAGTATGCCTCAGGTTATTGCTGTGGCCGGCGTCGCAAACAAAGACTCTGATGCCGACAATCCGTATGCAGATGCATTATTGGTAAAGCTGGAAAACGCGTTAGAGGTATCAAGCCAGGCAATCAAGACTGATATTGAAGAACTGACTTCTATTCTTGAGTCTATTCCACACTCACTGTCGTTGACGGATGTTCGTTCCGTTTCACCATTGAATATAGGCGTATATAGCCATTCTCCGTTGGGGTATCGCTGTGTCTGGTTGCTGGTTGGTTATGATCAACTGGCGCTAAAGGTCTTTCAGGCGTTTCATTACGGGCTGATTTCCAGGGCACAGCGTGATCGGTACCTGGATAATAATGGTTATGCTGTCAGACAAATCTATTCGTTGGTGCAGAACTACCGGACATTCAGCGTTACACGAAGCGATATTCGTGCGAAAACCCCTCAGGGTATTAACGCGATAAATCGTTTTGGCCACCCCGATCCCGACATTATGTCCGGCAAGGTGCGTTCATCATTCTCTATGCCGTTACGGGCAGGAGGGTGATATGCGACTTTTCCTGTGTGAAAAACCTAGCCAGGCACGCGACATTGCTCGTTTTCTTGGTGTAACACAAAAAGGCCAGGGCTTTCTATCTGGTGGTGGAACCGTCGTTACCTGGGCATTTGGGCACCTTTTAGAGTTGGCACCTCCAGAGGCGTATGGCGAGCAGTATGGATCCTGGAAGATGGATGTTTTGCCCATTTTACCGACCGAATGGAAGATGGTTGTAAAGCATAGTTCTGCTGAGCAGTTTGGGGTTGTTAAACGCTTACTGAAGCAGGCTGCCGAAGTTGTTGTTGCGACTGATGCCGACAGGGAGGGTGAGGTACTGGCGCGTGAATTACTGGATTACTGCCATTATACCGGTGATGTGAAGCGTTTGTGGTTATCGGCCCTGGATGATGCCAGTATCAGTAAAGGGTTGGCCAACCTGCTCCCCGGTGAAAAAACGGTGCGTCTTTATTATTCGGGAATGGGGCGTAGTAAAGCAGACTGGCTTATCGGCATGAACCTGACTCGCCTATATACTTTGAAAGCACAGTCTCAAGGGATTGACGAGCTGCTGTCTATTGGCCGTGTTCAGACGCCAACATTAGCACTTGTTGTCCGGCGTGATCTTGAAATAGAAAATTTTGTTCCAAAGCCTTATTGGTCGGTATTCGCTGATCTATCCAAGGATGGTGTAACGTTCCGAACACAGTGGGTGCCGGCTTCGGGCTATTGCGATGATGAGAAACGGTGTATTCAGCATAATGTTGCTCTGGCTGTAGAACAATTGTGTCGGCAAACTGGATTGGCGTCCGTCATTGATGTTTCTTTGAAAAGGGATAAGACGCCTGCACCACTGTGTTTTAGCTTAAGTGCTCTGCAGCAAGCCTGCTCACGCAAATGGGGGTTATCTGCCAGCCAGGTACTGGAAATAGCTCAGTCGCTGTATGAGGTTCATAAAGCAACGACATATCCCAGAACCGACTGCGGGTACTTGCCTGAATCGATGAAAGGCGAAGTTGATGATGTTTTTTCTGCACTCGTGCAGTCTGATCCTGCATTTATATCGGTCGTGAAACAGGCTAATCGCTCATTCGTTTCGCGGGTATGGAACGATAAGAAGATCAGCGCTCACCACGCCATCATTCCAACACGCCAGCCATTTGATATCACCAGGCTTTCTGATGATGAACTGAATGTATATCAGCTTATTCGGCAGCATTATCTTGCCCAGTTTTTTCCTCTGCATGAGAGTGATGTTACGGACGCAACGTTTAATGTCGGGGGGCAGTTATTCAAGACTCGTGGCCGGGTTAATGTCATCTCAGGCTGGAAAGTGCTTTTTTCCAATGAAAAAGAAGATGATGCAGTACATGATGGTGATGGGAGCGGCATTCTTCCAGCCCTGCAGCAGGGTAACCACTGCCAGGTGGTGGGATGTGAAGTTAAATCACAGCAAACTAAGCCACCCTCTCCATTTACTGACGGTACCTTGGTTGCTGCGATGGAGAATGCTGCCGCTCTGGTTAATGATCCAACGTTGAAAAAGATATTACGTGATAATGCGGGGTTGGGAACGGAGGCGACCAGGGCGGGAATTCTGGATGTGCTCTTTAAGCGCAATTATCTTAAACGGCGAGATAAGTCTATTTACTCAACACAACTGGCAAGAGAGCTTATACAGCAATTGCCTGAGGCGTTAACCAATCCTGGTATGACTGCTCTCTGGGAGCAGGCGTTGGATGATGTTTCGGAAGGCCGAATGTCGCTGGATGCGTTTATGCAGAAGCAAAAAGAATGGACAGTACATCTGGTCGAAAAAGGGCGGCAGCAGAATATAACGCTGACACAACCTGTATCGCCACCGTGTCCTCTGTGCGGTAACCTGATGAGAAAACGAAGAGGGGATAACGGCACATTCTGGGGATGTACCAAGTATCCGCTTTGCAAAGGCGTTGTGAATGATGGACCTAAAGGCAAGTCAGGTAAGAAGGCCAAAAGTAAGAGTAAACCGGCTACCTGACACGCAATATATTTGGTATGTTGGTCACGCTTTGATGCAGTACCCCGCATGCTACGGGGTGATACGACAGTTTTACGGGAACTGAAATATCACCAGCACGACAGATGGCTACCGCACACTCAGTCGATCTGTAAGGCGCATTCCCTCCGTGAAAACCGCGTCGAGAGACAGAGACTTTCTCTCTCCGGAGCTACGATGTAAACCTCAGGGAATTGGTACGTTCCCGTTAGGCGGCACTGGGTAAAACCGGTGCCGTTTTTATTTTTATAGGCGATAAATAATTTAGGTTTGACCGTAAGCCCTATTAGTTAAAAAATGAACACGCTTACTTGTCGTCATTGACGACCACCAATGGTCCATCAGTCTGTGAGGATCGCCTTCGGGTGACTGAATCACCTTTCCAGAGCCTGAAAGGAAAGGGGCGTGATGAAGAAGCGCGGTAAATCTGCCCACCTTTGAGAGCAGATATCACCATGTAGTTTGAACGCCGTTACGAGCGTGGTGATGAAGGTCCGTTTAACGTACCAGACAAGTCAGGATAACAGCTGATCCTGATCCTTGACGGGAAAAACATTTCCCGCCAGGGATGATGTTTTCTCCGTCGAACCTTTTTAACTCCATGGAGAAACACATTATGTCTGCAAATAACAACTCTCAAGCTAGCAATAACGCCCAATCCGGCAAACCAGAATATTTCAATATCCTGATTAGCGGTTTGGGGTATGTCAGCAACATTCGTCAGGTCAATGCGCAGTCGGGAACATTTCTGAGCTGTGTTATTAATGCCCTGAGTGGTCCGGCAGATAAAGCAAACTATGTGCGCTTTGATGTCACGGTGGCCGGTAAGGAAGCGAGTAATCTGATTAGCCGCTGTCAAAAAGCGGTTGATGAAGATAAAAAAGTTCTTATTGGATTCACGTTGAGCAATCTCTCTGCCGAGATTTTTACATTGAAGTCTGGTGATCATGCTGGTGAACAGCGTGTCAGCCAGAAAGCCCGCTTAATCAAGGTTGACTGGATTAAGATAGGCCAGGAAATGGTCTATAAGGCTGAAAAATCTGACTCCGTGCCTCCTCAGAATGGCGCTGCTGCTCCCAAAGAGTATGTGGAAAATTCGTTCTGATAACAGGTACCTATGACACCCCGCTTGCGGGGTGTTTTTCAATGGAAAGGAGAAAGATTATGGCTTCTCGTGGCGTGAACAAAGTGATTTTGATCGGCAATTTGGGACAGGACCCTGAAATTCGTTATATGCCTAACGGTGGCGCTGTCGCTAATTTGACGATGGCCACGTCAGATACCTGGCGTGACAAGCAGACGGGCGAACAGAAAGAGCGTACTGAGTGGCATCGAGTCACCCTGTACGGCAAGTTGGCTGAAATTGCCGGGGAATACCTGAGAAAAGGTGCCCAGGTTTATATTGAAGGTCAATTACGCACCCGTAAGTGGCAGGATCAGTCCGGTCAGGATCGTTATACAACAGAGGTTGTTGTTGATATCAATGGTTCAATGCAGATGCTGGGTAATCGTAGCGGTGCTCAGAATCCTGCAAACAGCTGGGGCCAACCTCAGCAACCAGAAGCTCCATCACACAGTGGTATGCCTCAGAACTCCGCGCCTCAGGCACAGCGTTCTGCAGGGAATGAACCACCGATGGATTTTGACGACGACATACCGTTCGCGGCGCTCGGTTTAAGTATTCCTAACCATGCGCTGTATGCTATTTCCTAAACATATGCGCCAGGATTTTTCTGGCGCTTTAACCTTTCCCAGCGGGAGAATTCCCGCCTGGGGTTCTCCTTATTAACTTTAATTTGGAGAGCTTTTTATGAACACTACTAATATATTTTTGCATACACCTTATGAACCTGGTGTCGCATTGCGTCAGGATGTGTTTAACAAACAATTTGTTGCTGTTGTTAGCGGTCAGATTGAGTATCGTGTGAACAATGAAGAGTTCGCCGATGATTTAGTTTTTCGTGATGCATCTTTTCGGGTGACAGGTGCAACAATCTCAGAAGCTGTTGACCGAGTAACGTCAGAGGTTCATGACCGATTAGAAAATATTAATAAGTTTCATCCCAAGTATATACATATTCATGATCGTTTTGGTCGGCTTGTTCTGTGTGCTGTATATACTAATGGAATTCGATGGACTAAACCGGTTCAGAGTGATGCTGAATCTGCAGATTTGCGTGCCAAATGTGACGAAATAGATCGCGAGGCTGAACTCGAAGCATCGGATGACTATTCTTACGTCGCTGAAAAGCTATGGGAATCTGTCAGAGTCATATTGCTAGCTGATGTCGACCGCCGTTGGCGTCAACATCCGGAAGTTTTGTCAATTCTGTAATTTTACTTCCTGCAGGGAGAACTTCCCTGCAGGGGAGTTCTCCTTGTTATCGTTGGAGAACTTTCAATGCACAATACATCTTTTGATGCACGTAAGCACGGGTCTATTGCCAGTGCACGTGGCCACACACTTGAAAATCGGGTTTTGTTTCAACATAAACCATTTGCGTTCTACTACATCGGAACGTACTACGCTGACGATGGAATAGTCGTATCAACACGTGAGTCATGTGAGCGGTGGTATGTTTCTGATTACCAACCGTTTAACACAGGTGCTCTACATGCTGCTGAAGTAGCGCTGCGTGATGGGACATGGACGCAGACCCATGATGGTACTGTCCTTTGACAGAGCATTTTTTTACTTCTTAAAACGCCGGTTTTCCGGCGTTTTGCTATTTTTGACTAACTTTTTTTTCTCTGACAGACTCAGGGCATCAAGGTGGGTATGCCCGCAGCTCAGGGGAGGATATATGACAATCCGTTATGATAATGACTTTTACGGCTGGACTCAGGAGCAGGCGAGTTTGTTACGCTCTGGCCGTCTGGCTGAGTTAGACGTTCATAACCTGCTGGAGGAAATTGAAGCGATGGGGCGAAGCGAACGACGTGAACTGGAGTCCCGGCTTCAGGTGTTGTTTATGCATCTGCTGAAGTGGGAATACCAGCCGAGCCATCGTGGAAAAAGCTGGCAGTTGACAATAGAGGAACAGCGCCGCAAAGCAACGCGTGTTCTGTCCGAGAACCCGAGCCTCAAGTCCCGGCTCCAGGATATTATCGCTGATGCCTATGGGGATGCGGTGATTGGCGCCGAACGTGAAACCGGCCTGAATCGTGGGTTGTTCCCGGCTAACTGTCCCTGGTCGTTTGAGCAGGCTGTTAATCCCGATTTTTATCCAGAATAAGAACACATAGTCTTTTTTCATGATAACGCCGGTTTTCCGGCGTTTTTTTACGTCTGTAATAAAGGGTTTAACGTTGTCCTGAGTCGGGCTGTCGTCAGAATAACCACCTGATTGAGATTACTCTTAAACGGTGGAGACTGATGGTACGACCAACTTTGCAGCCCATGCTGGCTTGTGCGGCGACATTCCTTGTGGGCTGTGCTCAACAGAACTCGTCTGCTGATTTTTCACGCTATACCTCTTCCACTGCTGCACCGCGTGTAAATGACATTTATCAAAGCCGATCGCCAGAGGTCGTACGGTATGATCGCTATACA from Dickeya fangzhongdai encodes the following:
- a CDS encoding DUF2857 domain-containing protein; the protein is MSENLLQAANVAQAANNLLTQLVMDLKSGYIRRCESLGLKQEEMQLLLSLTIEDLHYLSNSPVSVLQFQIHHENFVRLIQHARREQLRSQRIDRALSLGGSIELMQHMFGLSSVEVANRRRIAGIDVRPGRGVVLSEQESEELWERWQKAAVSDIDSAEGLDVMMLAAEQMDVSLTAVWHAVKGWKTLSPASSAFKESQRKAV
- a CDS encoding STY4528 family pathogenicity island replication protein — protein: MNLPADSLIAYTVEKMNLRLAERIPGEDDTGQLQLRSGLLYMGNVHDAYPRRLLLDTRLSPLDKMAWMMIRLYAQQNDGAVFPTYDELQLQLASPHKGMASRETVSRVLLMLRITGWLSLCKRVRDEKGRVRGNIYAQHDEPLSFRDAEILDPGWLDTVADACRSKNKTISQTAWEVLNDIREDPTMRHRHSRIALIESRLDAVQTPRQMAERQRVKYPGLESELGQKVQSSVAKKLSSEAELSHSSGESVPGSESELIGNSTSYDPVRNPNRYVRSSSHSVKKNTYVLPEQFIGQLSADDRDMLTQQLQALPDEQGQQVVLALDKALAERSIVNPVGWLLAVMKRARGGKLFTQSPRANQPEQPAVAQTPSTVLVSPPPTSGSAVISSPEHVRDVLAHIRRSILG
- a CDS encoding PFL_4669 family integrating conjugative element protein, translated to MSDTEQRAIADGKGVPVSTAKKRRQEQSTVKKRSRSGALKSSLTVELHTHYAIRLWDGRRNEGNTSVRAEKKRRPTIFSMPQVIAVAGVANKDSDADNPYADALLVKLENALEVSSQAIKTDIEELTSILESIPHSLSLTDVRSVSPLNIGVYSHSPLGYRCVWLLVGYDQLALKVFQAFHYGLISRAQRDRYLDNNGYAVRQIYSLVQNYRTFSVTRSDIRAKTPQGINAINRFGHPDPDIMSGKVRSSFSMPLRAGG
- a CDS encoding DNA topoisomerase III, with translation MRLFLCEKPSQARDIARFLGVTQKGQGFLSGGGTVVTWAFGHLLELAPPEAYGEQYGSWKMDVLPILPTEWKMVVKHSSAEQFGVVKRLLKQAAEVVVATDADREGEVLARELLDYCHYTGDVKRLWLSALDDASISKGLANLLPGEKTVRLYYSGMGRSKADWLIGMNLTRLYTLKAQSQGIDELLSIGRVQTPTLALVVRRDLEIENFVPKPYWSVFADLSKDGVTFRTQWVPASGYCDDEKRCIQHNVALAVEQLCRQTGLASVIDVSLKRDKTPAPLCFSLSALQQACSRKWGLSASQVLEIAQSLYEVHKATTYPRTDCGYLPESMKGEVDDVFSALVQSDPAFISVVKQANRSFVSRVWNDKKISAHHAIIPTRQPFDITRLSDDELNVYQLIRQHYLAQFFPLHESDVTDATFNVGGQLFKTRGRVNVISGWKVLFSNEKEDDAVHDGDGSGILPALQQGNHCQVVGCEVKSQQTKPPSPFTDGTLVAAMENAAALVNDPTLKKILRDNAGLGTEATRAGILDVLFKRNYLKRRDKSIYSTQLARELIQQLPEALTNPGMTALWEQALDDVSEGRMSLDAFMQKQKEWTVHLVEKGRQQNITLTQPVSPPCPLCGNLMRKRRGDNGTFWGCTKYPLCKGVVNDGPKGKSGKKAKSKSKPAT
- a CDS encoding STY4534 family ICE replication protein is translated as MSANNNSQASNNAQSGKPEYFNILISGLGYVSNIRQVNAQSGTFLSCVINALSGPADKANYVRFDVTVAGKEASNLISRCQKAVDEDKKVLIGFTLSNLSAEIFTLKSGDHAGEQRVSQKARLIKVDWIKIGQEMVYKAEKSDSVPPQNGAAAPKEYVENSF
- a CDS encoding single-stranded DNA-binding protein gives rise to the protein MASRGVNKVILIGNLGQDPEIRYMPNGGAVANLTMATSDTWRDKQTGEQKERTEWHRVTLYGKLAEIAGEYLRKGAQVYIEGQLRTRKWQDQSGQDRYTTEVVVDINGSMQMLGNRSGAQNPANSWGQPQQPEAPSHSGMPQNSAPQAQRSAGNEPPMDFDDDIPFAALGLSIPNHALYAIS
- a CDS encoding DUF29 domain-containing protein, with product MTIRYDNDFYGWTQEQASLLRSGRLAELDVHNLLEEIEAMGRSERRELESRLQVLFMHLLKWEYQPSHRGKSWQLTIEEQRRKATRVLSENPSLKSRLQDIIADAYGDAVIGAERETGLNRGLFPANCPWSFEQAVNPDFYPE